Proteins encoded in a region of the Paucibacter sediminis genome:
- a CDS encoding alpha/beta fold hydrolase, which translates to MLMDQGLFAPQSGGLAMQCAGRGAGVLCLHSSAGGWQQWRSVMQQLQGEMSLQAPDLLGHGASPAWPVDAPASLAFEACAVLASLRGGHAPLDLVGHSYGGALALQIALQRPRLVRSLTLYEPVAFGLLDSSDPAWLEIRGVARQLDSCLAEGNTVAAAQSFVNYWHGGDAWSGLKPSQREPLARRMPVVSRHFKALFNARWSAQVLSQLRMPVHLICGGRTRLPAARVATLLSRCLPQASLQVLPEAGHMGPLTHAAQVAEMMAAALLQGQPCALAA; encoded by the coding sequence ATGCTGATGGATCAAGGTCTTTTCGCGCCGCAGTCCGGCGGTCTCGCCATGCAATGTGCGGGCCGGGGCGCGGGGGTGCTGTGCCTGCATTCAAGTGCCGGCGGCTGGCAGCAATGGCGCAGCGTGATGCAGCAGCTGCAGGGCGAGATGTCGCTGCAGGCCCCGGATCTGCTGGGCCATGGCGCCAGCCCGGCCTGGCCTGTCGATGCGCCGGCAAGCCTGGCCTTCGAGGCCTGCGCGGTGCTGGCCAGCCTGCGCGGCGGCCATGCGCCGCTGGACCTGGTGGGCCATTCCTACGGCGGCGCGCTGGCGCTGCAGATCGCGCTGCAACGGCCGCGGCTGGTGCGCTCGCTGACGCTTTACGAGCCGGTGGCCTTCGGCCTGCTGGACAGCAGCGATCCGGCCTGGTTGGAGATCCGCGGCGTGGCGCGCCAGCTGGACAGCTGCCTGGCGGAGGGCAACACGGTGGCCGCCGCGCAGAGCTTCGTCAATTACTGGCATGGCGGCGATGCCTGGTCCGGCCTGAAGCCCTCGCAGCGCGAGCCGCTGGCGCGGCGCATGCCAGTGGTGAGCCGGCATTTCAAGGCGCTCTTCAACGCACGCTGGAGTGCCCAGGTGCTGAGCCAGCTGCGGATGCCGGTGCATCTGATCTGCGGCGGCCGCACGCGGCTGCCGGCGGCACGCGTGGCGACCCTGCTGTCGCGCTGCCTGCCGCAAGCCAGCCTGCAAGTGCTGCCCGAGGCCGGCCATATGGGGCCGCTCACCCATGCCGCGCAAGTGGCCGAGATGATGGCTGCGGCGCTGCTACAGGGCCAGCCCTGCGCGCTGGCCGCTTAG
- a CDS encoding DUF1134 domain-containing protein — protein sequence MKHNTDLRPCASERRELLRQLGGGATLLGLGGLALPSLAADASPKQDNTYDEDSILAAATEFFGSTTEGLAKVIEKAFKEQGRPNGYIKGEEASAALTVGVRYGDGHLMMKGGGSARVYWAGPSIGFDAGANASKVFTLVYKLPSVSAIYQRFPGVDGSLYYIGGAGINYQRSKGITLAPIRLGVGLRAGASVGYVHYRREKSYNPF from the coding sequence ATGAAGCACAACACCGATCTGCGCCCCTGCGCCAGCGAGCGCCGCGAACTGCTCAGGCAGCTGGGCGGCGGCGCCACCCTGTTGGGCCTGGGCGGCCTAGCCCTGCCCAGCCTGGCGGCCGATGCCTCGCCCAAGCAGGACAACACCTATGACGAGGACTCCATCCTCGCGGCCGCCACCGAGTTCTTCGGCAGCACCACCGAGGGTCTGGCCAAGGTGATCGAGAAGGCCTTCAAGGAGCAGGGGCGGCCGAACGGCTACATCAAGGGCGAGGAAGCCTCCGCCGCGCTGACGGTGGGGGTGCGCTACGGCGATGGGCATTTGATGATGAAGGGCGGCGGCAGCGCGCGCGTCTACTGGGCCGGGCCCTCGATCGGCTTCGACGCCGGCGCGAACGCCTCCAAGGTCTTCACCCTGGTCTACAAGCTGCCCAGCGTCTCGGCGATCTACCAGCGCTTCCCGGGCGTGGACGGCAGCCTGTACTACATCGGCGGCGCCGGCATCAATTACCAGCGCAGCAAGGGCATCACGCTGGCGCCGATCCGCCTGGGCGTGGGCCTGCGCGCGGGCGCCAGCGTCGGCTATGTGCATTACCGGCGCGAGAAGTCCTACAACCCCTTCTAG